A window of Haliscomenobacter hydrossis DSM 1100 contains these coding sequences:
- a CDS encoding RNA polymerase sigma factor, producing MPYTISMTEADLIQGCLEQNRLAQKTLYERYKNAMYTVAYRVTGDFELAEDVLQDAFIKVFRHLSGFRQESTLGAWIKTIVVRTALSKIKKEHYTASLDQVPPDITSINWSHRLDAEYLEKAIMGLPTGYRTVFILIEVEGYSHQEVADLLGITVGTSKSQLFYAKKRLRETLGKPE from the coding sequence ATGCCCTATACGATCAGTATGACGGAAGCCGACCTCATTCAAGGATGCTTGGAGCAAAATCGCCTGGCACAGAAAACCTTGTACGAACGCTACAAAAACGCGATGTACACGGTGGCCTATCGCGTAACGGGTGATTTTGAACTCGCTGAAGACGTGCTTCAAGACGCCTTTATTAAGGTTTTTCGGCACCTTAGCGGATTCCGCCAAGAGTCGACCCTCGGCGCATGGATCAAGACCATCGTGGTGCGCACTGCCCTGAGCAAAATCAAAAAAGAGCACTACACAGCCTCACTAGACCAGGTACCACCCGACATTACCAGCATCAACTGGAGCCACCGTCTGGACGCCGAGTACCTGGAAAAAGCCATTATGGGACTCCCTACCGGTTACCGCACCGTGTTTATCCTCATTGAAGTAGAAGGGTACAGCCACCAGGAAGTAGCAGACCTGCTGGGCATTACGGTAGGTACCTCAAAGTCTCAATTGTTTTACGCCAAAAAACGCCTGCGGGAAACCCTGGGCAAACCTGAATAA
- a CDS encoding 3-keto-disaccharide hydrolase: MKNCIILLLVATSLLTCKSGTGSKSAGQSLFNGKDLSGWHVDVPELDKNPQALSPFIIRNGLLVSMGNPNGHLITDAIHQNYRLEVEYRFAGKPGNCGVLVHASTPRALYSMFPKSIEVQMMHQNAGDFWCIVEDISVPEMEKRRGPKEKWGITEGKERRIVNLTDGTEKPLGEWNSMRIECFDAEVKVWLNEVLVNHGFGATATKGQIALQAEGAEVEFRKVMLTPIKKISE, from the coding sequence ATGAAGAATTGCATTATCCTGCTCCTTGTAGCCACGAGTTTGTTGACTTGTAAATCTGGCACAGGTTCAAAATCGGCTGGCCAAAGCCTTTTTAATGGCAAAGACCTTAGCGGTTGGCACGTCGACGTTCCTGAACTGGACAAAAACCCTCAGGCCCTCAGCCCATTCATCATCCGCAACGGCCTTCTGGTCAGTATGGGCAATCCCAACGGGCACCTCATCACCGATGCCATTCACCAAAACTATCGACTGGAAGTAGAATACCGCTTTGCCGGCAAACCTGGCAATTGTGGCGTGTTGGTACATGCCTCTACTCCCCGCGCCCTGTACAGCATGTTTCCCAAATCCATCGAAGTACAAATGATGCACCAAAATGCGGGAGATTTTTGGTGCATAGTGGAAGACATCAGTGTGCCGGAAATGGAAAAAAGACGCGGGCCTAAAGAAAAATGGGGCATCACCGAAGGCAAGGAACGCCGCATTGTCAACCTCACTGATGGCACGGAAAAGCCCTTGGGCGAATGGAACAGCATGAGAATAGAATGCTTTGATGCAGAAGTCAAAGTCTGGCTGAATGAGGTACTGGTCAATCACGGTTTTGGTGCTACGGCTACCAAAGGCCAGATCGCACTGCAAGCTGAAGGCGCAGAGGTGGAATTCCGCAAGGTGATGCTGACACCGATCAAGAAAATCAGCGAATAA